The Erythrobacter sp. HL-111 DNA segment GAGTGCACAATGGCCTCTTGTTGTTCAGGTTCCAAGCTGCAAATTCCGGAAGCGCAGTTGCCGGGCAAGCATCAATCCGTCCTCGCCCGCCTCCCGCCGGTCGGACAGGGCGGGCGAGCCGCGCCGCTTGGCGAGTTTGCGGCCCTCCCCGTCGAGCAGGAGGCGATGGTGGTGCCAGCGCGGGACGGGCAGGCCCAGCAGCGCCTGGAGCAGGCGGTGGACGTGGGTCGCCTCGAACAGGTCGGCCCCGCGCGTCACCAGCGTCACGCCGTCCGCCGCATCGTCGAGCGTCGCGGCGAGGTGGTAGCTCGCCGGCAGGTCCTTGCGGACGATCACGACATCGCCGCCCCTGCCCGGGTCCGCCACCTGTTCCCCGGCGAGTGCATCTATCCAGCGCAGTTCGCCGGTCGCCTCGAGCGCCCGCTCGATGTCGAGCCGCAGCGCCGCGGGCAGCGCGGGATCGGGCGGACGGCGTTTGCAGGTCCCGGGGTAGACCCAGCCTTCGGGGCCCTTGCGGCTCGCGGCGACCTCGATCTCGCGGCGCGTGCAGGTGCACGGATAGAGCAGGCCCCGCTCGCGCAGGCGCCCGGCAGCGGCGGCATAGCTGTCGAGCCGGGTCGACTGGGCCGGGACATCCTCCCATTCGAGCCCGAGCCATTCGAGATCGCGGCGGAATTCGTCGGCCATGTCGGGGCGCGAGCGCGGCCCGTCGATATCCTCGATCCGCAGCAGGAATCGGCCGCCCGCTTCGCGCGCGAGGTCATGCGCCACGATCGCGGCAAGGGCATGGCCGAGATGGAGCGGGCCATTGGGGCTCGGGGCGAAGCGGGTGACGATTTCCACAGGATGGCGTTCTGCCACAAACTGCGCCGGAACCCCATCATGCCGCGGCTCGGAGGCGATTTGCCCCCAGGCTATCCACAGCCTATCGACAGCTTGCCGCGGTGGATAAGCGCGGTGTCATGGCATTGACTCTTTTCCTTGCCACGGCATGGTCCGTTAAATCAGGGAGGAACGCCTAGCGTGTTTCACGCCGAACTGATCGAAAGGGCTGCTCGGTTCCGGAGCAGCGAAGAAGACCCGACGCGCAACCTGTCGGCATGTCCCGCGCTCGTGCTCAACGCGGACTACACGCCCCTGTCCTACTACCCTTTGAGCCTGTGGCCCTGGCAGACCGCGATCAAGGCGGTGTTCCTCGACCGGGTCGACATCGTCGCGAGCTATGACCGCGAGGTCCATTCGCCCAGCCTCGACATGAAGATCCCGAGCGTGATCGCGCTCAGGCAATACGTGAAGCAGAGCGAGTTCCCCGCCTTCACCCGTTTCAACGTCTTCCTGCGCGACCGCTTCCAGTGCCAGTATTGCGGCAGCGGGGATCACCTGACCTTCGACCACGTGATCCCGCGACGGCTGGGCGGGCGCACGACGTGGGAGAACATCATCACCGCCTGCGCGCCGTGCAACATGAAGAAGGGCGGGCGGACACCGCAACAGGCGGCGATGCCGGTGCGGATGAAGCCGATCCGGCCGACCAGCTGGCAATTGCAGCAGCATGGCAAGCTGTTCCCGCCCAACTACCTCCACGAAACCTGGCGCGACTGGCTCTACTGGGACATCGAACTGGAAGCGTGACCTTCTGCCGCCTCTCGCAGGAATTCCTGCAGGATTCGGGGAAGCACGCGGAGCCTTCGTGCCGCCGGCCCCGGACCGAATGAACCGGGTCGACCTGCTCAGGTCACGGCCGCGCGGCGATTGAACTCGGGACGCCGCCATTCCTCCCCCGCGATTACCTCGGCAAGGTGGCGGGCGGCCTCGGCGATCTCGGTAAAGGAGAGATAGGCGGGCGCGAAGCCGAGCCGCAGGATGTCGGGCGCGCGGAAATCCCCGATCACGCCGCGAGCGATCAGCGCCTGGCAGATCGGATAGGCCCGTTCGTGCCGGAAGGAGAGCTGGCTCCCGCGCACCGCGCTGTCGGCCGGGCTCGCGAGATCGAGCGCAAGGCCCCGTTCGGCAAGGCATTCGAGGAAGAACCCGGACAGCGCGCGCGACTTGGCGTGGAGCCGTTCGACGCCGATCTCCGCGATCAGGTCCACCCCCACTTCGAGCGCGGTCAGGCCGAGAACAGGCGAGGTCCCGCACAGCAATTGCTCCACGCCCGGGGCGGCCTCGTAATCGTCGGAAAAGGCGAAGGGCGTAGCGTGGCCGAACCAGCCGGTCAGCGGCTGGGCGAGATCGCCATGGTGCCGCTGCGCGACATAGGCGAAGGCGGGGGCGCCCGGGCCGCCGCACAGGTATTTGTAGCCGCAGCCGACCGCGAAATCGGCCCCGATGCGCGCGAGGTCGACCGGCACGGCGCCGGTCGAATGGGACAGGTCCCACAACACCAGCGTCCCCGCTGCGTGCGCCGCTTTCGTCAGCGCCGCCATGTCGTGCATCGCACCCGTCTTGTAATGGACGTGGGTCAGCATGAGGAGCGCCACGTCCCCGCCCAGAGCCGCGGCCAGTTCCTCGCGCGGGGCGAGCCGACGCTCCGCCAGCCCCTGCCGCTCAAGCCCCGCGACCATGTAGAGATCGGTCGGGAAATTGCCCGGTTCGGACAGGACCACCTTGCGCCCCGGTCGCATGTCGAGCGCGGCAGCGATCAGCTTGAACAGGTTCACGCTGGTCGAATCGCAGGCGATGACCTCTTCGGGGGCTGCCCCGATCAGGGGGGCGATCTTGCCGCCGATCCGCTGCGCCATCTCGAACCAGCCGGCCCCGGACCGGGTGCTGTTCCAGCTGCGGATGAGCCCCTCGCCCCATTCCTCCCGCAGCGTGCGCTCCATCGCGGGCGGTGTCGCGCGCGGCAGGGCGCCGAGCGAATTGCCGTCGAGATAGATCACGCCTTCGGGCAGGACGAAGCGTTCGCGGAAAGGCGCGAGCGGGTCGGCCGCATCGCGTTCGCGGGCGCGCCCGGCCAGGCTCATGCGAGGTCCCGCAGCACGGCGCGCACCGGCGAGGCATCGCCGCCCACGATCGGCAGCGGGAGGGCGATGAGCTCGTAGCGCCCCTCCTCGACGCCATCGAGCACCAGCCCTTCGAGTACGCGCAGGTCGTGCTTCAGCACCGTCTTGTGGGCGAGCATGTCCTTCGAATCCTGCGGGTCGATCGAAGGTCCGTCGATCCCGACCAGCCGGACCCCCTGCCCCGCCAGCCATTCGATCGTCCCGGGCGCGAGCGCCGTCGTCTCGCCCGCCCATTGCTCCTGCGGAAAACGCTCGAAAGTGCGAAACAGCACGCGTTCGGCACCCTGGAGAGGGGGTATGTCGCCCACTTCGATCAGCCGCCCGGCGCCGCGCGCATCCACCACGAGGCATTCCCCGACATAGGGATCGAGATCGACCCCGGCGATGTCGCTCGCGCCTTGCGCGTAATGCAGCGGCGCGTCGGCATGAGCGCCCGAATGGGTCGACAGGGTGAGCGCGGAGACATTGACCGGCGATCCATCCTCCATCCGCCACGTCCGCGCCTGGACGAAAGTCGTGTCACCGGGCCAGACCGGCAGGCCGGGATGGAGGCGCTGCGAAATGTCGCGGATGCGCCGGCTCATATCGCGGTCCTCACGCTCAGCAATTCGGGAAAGAAGGCCTGTTTCAGCACCCCTTCGAGATAGGGCACGCCCGGCGTCCCGCCGGTCCCGCGCTTGAAACCGATGATGCGCTCGACCGTCTTGAGGTGGCCGAACCGCCAGCGCTGGAAATGATATTCGAGATCGACCAGTTTCTCGGCCAGTTCGTAGAGGTCCCAATGCGCCTCCGGCTCGCGGTAGATCGCCGCCCAGGCCGCCTCCACGCTCGCATCGTGGCGCCACGGCGCCCCCACGTCGCGTTCGAGCACCTCCGGCGCGATCGCAAGGCCGCGCCGGGCGAGCAGGCGGACCGTGGCATCATAGAGGCTCGCCCGGCCGGTCTCGGCCTCCAGCCGCCCGGCCCACCCCTCGTTCCCGCGATGAAGCCGGACGTGCTTCGCATCGCGCCCGCCGAGCATGAACTCCATCATCCGGTACTGCGCCGACTGGAACCCGCTCGACGAGGCGAGGTGCGGGCGGATGCGCGAATAATCGTGCGGGGTCATCGTGCTGAGCACGTCCCAGCTCTGGATGAGCTGCTGCTGCGCGCGGGCGACGCGGGCGAGCATCTTGAAGGCGGGCCTGAGGTCGTCTGCCTCGATCCGCGCGCGGGCCTCGGCCAGTTCGTGCAGGCACAGCTTGAGCCACAATTCGCTCGCCTGGTGGACGATGATGAAGAGCATCTCGTCATGCGCGCCCGAGGCCGGATGCTGGGCGGCCAGGATCCGGTCGAGATCGAGATAGCTCGAATAGGTGACGTCGCGGCTCATGCCGTCGCCCTAGCGCAGGCGTGCGGGCGAGGAAACTAGCCCTCGATCACGCGGGTTTCGGGGAAATGCCGGTCGAGATGGCGGCGCAGGATCTTCAGGTTGCGGGTGTTCGAACGGAAGAAGAAATCGGCCGCGTCGCCCACCACCGGGACAAGCCCGAGCACGGCGTCGAACGCGACATTGGCGCCCATCCGGGTCAATTGCCACTTCGAAAGGCCCAGATTGCGCGCTTCCCAGACGATGTAGGCGCCGAGCAGCGTGGTGATCACGTCGCCCAGAACCGGCACGAGGCCGACCAGCCCGTCGAGGCCGATCGGGACCTTGACGCCGGGAATGCGAAGGCTCCGCTCGAGCAGGAATTCCATCGCTTCCACGCGCTGCCGGACCGAGGCGGGATCGGTCCCGGTCGGCAGGGTGATCGCCATGGGGCGGGCCTTCGTCGCGGCGTGCGGCTTGTTTTCCATACCCCTCATCTGGTGGGTTGGGTGAGTGGGAACAAGGGGTGGAGACCCCACTGGTTCGCCTCGTACGGCCCGACCGCGCCGCGCACGAGCGACCACCTCACCGGCGGGCCGAGCGGGATGAAGATTTCCGCGTCGACCAGGGCCGCGTGGGCTTCGACGAGAAGTCGGCGCCGCTCGGCCGGGTCGTCGAGGACCAGCGCCTGCCGGGCCAGTTCATCCGCTTCCGGTTCGCACAGGCCAAGGTCGAGCCGGCAGTTGAACTGATTGATGAACCAGCGCGGCGAGGAATAGCGCGCCAGCCGGTCCCTGAGCACGAGGTCCGCTTCTTCCCCGGGGTCGACCGGCTCGGTCCTCACCCCGATCGCCTGCCAGTCGCGGGCGATCTCGCGCAGCAGGATCGCGCTGCCGGGGCCGGGCGGCAATTCGACCCGGAGCACGGGTTCCTCGCCGGTTTCGGCGGACCAGGCGGCGATCCGCGCGGCCGCGATGAGCCGCCTCTGCTCGAACTGGAGATCGGGCCAGCGGCTGGACGGAAAGGGGGCCGGGGGGTCGAACAGGCCGGGCGGGGCGATCCATTCGGTCGGCTGCCACCCGCCGAGGCCGAACGGTTCGATCAGCGTCGCCCGGTCGATCGCCATCGAGAGCGCTTCGCGGCGCTCCGGTTCGGCGAGCAGGCCCGCGTCGGAAACCACCAGCAGGCCGAACAGGCCGAGCGCCGGATCGACCCGGATCGTCCCGCGCGAAAGCGGGCCGAGCTCGGCGAGGGGGAACGTCGCGAGCTTGCCGTTGAGCACGAGATCGACCTCGCCGGTCGAGAACGCATCCACCGCCGCCTCTGCCGGCATCGCGCGCAGGGTCAGCGGGCGGGCGTATTCCTCCCAGTTCTCGCGCGCGGGCAGGCCGCGGTCCTCGGGCGGCAGCGCGCTCAGCCGCACGAGCGCCTGTTCTTCCTCGTCGCGCGACATGATCATCGGCCCCGCCCCGCTTCCGGACCGCACAAGGCCGAGTTCGGGCTGGGCGAGGAGGCGGAGGAATTGCGGCATCGGGCTGGAGAGGCGCAGTTCGATCACGCGCCCCGTCATCGCCCGCACATCGGTGATCTTGGCAAGGTCGAGACCGAGCGAGGTGCCCTCGAGTTGCTCCAGCCGCGCGAGCAGGAGCCGCCGGACCCCGGCCGCGGTGATCGTATCGCCATCGGGCCAGGCGGAATCGCGCAGGCGGAAGATGTAGCTCATCCCGTCGTCGGTGACGATCCAGCGTTCGGCGATCGCGGGGATCACCTGCCCGGCCGGATCGAGCGCGACGAGCCCTTCGGCGGTGGCGGCCCGCAGGTGCTGGGCGGCCGGGGACAGGCGCACGCCCTCGGCGAAGAGCCCCTCGGCATCGCCGATGATGGCGACGTCGATCGGGCTGCCGTCGCGGGACGGGCCGCAGGACACAGCGAGGATCGCGACAAGCAGGCAGGCGAGGAATCGCATCTCCCTGGGTGTTAGCACCGTGTCCCCGCGCTTTCAGCGCCTGATTGGCCCGCGCTTCAAGCGCCTGATTGGGATGTCCGCGAGGAACCGCCTGAGCCGAAGGTCAGACCTTGCGAAAGGTCTTCGGATCGGGCGGCGGCGGGGCGCGGTAGACATGGAGCG contains these protein-coding regions:
- a CDS encoding DUF4112 domain-containing protein; protein product: MENKPHAATKARPMAITLPTGTDPASVRQRVEAMEFLLERSLRIPGVKVPIGLDGLVGLVPVLGDVITTLLGAYIVWEARNLGLSKWQLTRMGANVAFDAVLGLVPVVGDAADFFFRSNTRNLKILRRHLDRHFPETRVIEG
- a CDS encoding ABC transporter substrate-binding protein, producing MLTPREMRFLACLLVAILAVSCGPSRDGSPIDVAIIGDAEGLFAEGVRLSPAAQHLRAATAEGLVALDPAGQVIPAIAERWIVTDDGMSYIFRLRDSAWPDGDTITAAGVRRLLLARLEQLEGTSLGLDLAKITDVRAMTGRVIELRLSSPMPQFLRLLAQPELGLVRSGSGAGPMIMSRDEEEQALVRLSALPPEDRGLPARENWEEYARPLTLRAMPAEAAVDAFSTGEVDLVLNGKLATFPLAELGPLSRGTIRVDPALGLFGLLVVSDAGLLAEPERREALSMAIDRATLIEPFGLGGWQPTEWIAPPGLFDPPAPFPSSRWPDLQFEQRRLIAAARIAAWSAETGEEPVLRVELPPGPGSAILLREIARDWQAIGVRTEPVDPGEEADLVLRDRLARYSSPRWFINQFNCRLDLGLCEPEADELARQALVLDDPAERRRLLVEAHAALVDAEIFIPLGPPVRWSLVRGAVGPYEANQWGLHPLFPLTQPTR
- the kynU gene encoding kynureninase encodes the protein MAGRARERDAADPLAPFRERFVLPEGVIYLDGNSLGALPRATPPAMERTLREEWGEGLIRSWNSTRSGAGWFEMAQRIGGKIAPLIGAAPEEVIACDSTSVNLFKLIAAALDMRPGRKVVLSEPGNFPTDLYMVAGLERQGLAERRLAPREELAAALGGDVALLMLTHVHYKTGAMHDMAALTKAAHAAGTLVLWDLSHSTGAVPVDLARIGADFAVGCGYKYLCGGPGAPAFAYVAQRHHGDLAQPLTGWFGHATPFAFSDDYEAAPGVEQLLCGTSPVLGLTALEVGVDLIAEIGVERLHAKSRALSGFFLECLAERGLALDLASPADSAVRGSQLSFRHERAYPICQALIARGVIGDFRAPDILRLGFAPAYLSFTEIAEAARHLAEVIAGEEWRRPEFNRRAAVT
- the kynB gene encoding arylformamidase yields the protein MSRRIRDISQRLHPGLPVWPGDTTFVQARTWRMEDGSPVNVSALTLSTHSGAHADAPLHYAQGASDIAGVDLDPYVGECLVVDARGAGRLIEVGDIPPLQGAERVLFRTFERFPQEQWAGETTALAPGTIEWLAGQGVRLVGIDGPSIDPQDSKDMLAHKTVLKHDLRVLEGLVLDGVEEGRYELIALPLPIVGGDASPVRAVLRDLA
- a CDS encoding HNH endonuclease, with the translated sequence MFHAELIERAARFRSSEEDPTRNLSACPALVLNADYTPLSYYPLSLWPWQTAIKAVFLDRVDIVASYDREVHSPSLDMKIPSVIALRQYVKQSEFPAFTRFNVFLRDRFQCQYCGSGDHLTFDHVIPRRLGGRTTWENIITACAPCNMKKGGRTPQQAAMPVRMKPIRPTSWQLQQHGKLFPPNYLHETWRDWLYWDIELEA
- the gluQRS gene encoding tRNA glutamyl-Q(34) synthetase GluQRS; the encoded protein is MEIVTRFAPSPNGPLHLGHALAAIVAHDLAREAGGRFLLRIEDIDGPRSRPDMADEFRRDLEWLGLEWEDVPAQSTRLDSYAAAAGRLRERGLLYPCTCTRREIEVAASRKGPEGWVYPGTCKRRPPDPALPAALRLDIERALEATGELRWIDALAGEQVADPGRGGDVVIVRKDLPASYHLAATLDDAADGVTLVTRGADLFEATHVHRLLQALLGLPVPRWHHHRLLLDGEGRKLAKRRGSPALSDRREAGEDGLMLARQLRFRNLQLGT
- a CDS encoding tryptophan 2,3-dioxygenase, translated to MSRDVTYSSYLDLDRILAAQHPASGAHDEMLFIIVHQASELWLKLCLHELAEARARIEADDLRPAFKMLARVARAQQQLIQSWDVLSTMTPHDYSRIRPHLASSSGFQSAQYRMMEFMLGGRDAKHVRLHRGNEGWAGRLEAETGRASLYDATVRLLARRGLAIAPEVLERDVGAPWRHDASVEAAWAAIYREPEAHWDLYELAEKLVDLEYHFQRWRFGHLKTVERIIGFKRGTGGTPGVPYLEGVLKQAFFPELLSVRTAI